The candidate division WOR-3 bacterium genome contains a region encoding:
- a CDS encoding ribonuclease HIII, with the protein MNKFSRRELVQKIKENLKKTGAELSGEKEILRGTQFFVKSRLGSGHVRVYDNKKKGVRLDLSQIDSEDLVQFIENFEGNPEIQPENLDLQHPFVGCDESGKGDLFGPLVSAAFFADEEDSCELERMGVRDSKMNTDEKNIALAQNIGEAFKSKFEITVLSPMDYNEKYEQVKRKGYSLNELLCDLHKETVRNLAKRHLPRTLIVDKFSRNCDFSNVFHGKTSFFYRAESIRAVAAASVLARSAFLGGVKIISEKYGMKIPLGCSAGTHKTALKFAENFGEKELRMSVKMNFKTAQQVLRSIRPGTIFDSRFTKEN; encoded by the coding sequence ATGAATAAGTTTTCCCGCAGAGAACTTGTCCAAAAAATAAAGGAAAATTTAAAAAAAACCGGAGCCGAATTGTCTGGAGAAAAGGAAATATTGAGAGGAACACAATTTTTTGTAAAAAGCCGTTTAGGTTCGGGACATGTCAGGGTTTATGACAACAAAAAAAAAGGTGTCCGACTCGACCTTTCACAGATAGACAGCGAAGACCTTGTTCAATTCATTGAAAATTTTGAAGGCAATCCCGAAATACAACCAGAGAACCTCGATCTTCAGCACCCCTTTGTCGGGTGCGACGAATCAGGAAAAGGTGACCTCTTCGGTCCTCTCGTCTCTGCGGCTTTTTTTGCCGATGAAGAGGATTCATGCGAACTTGAACGTATGGGCGTGAGAGATTCAAAAATGAACACTGATGAAAAAAACATTGCGCTGGCCCAAAATATTGGGGAAGCGTTCAAGTCCAAGTTCGAGATCACCGTTTTATCTCCGATGGATTACAACGAAAAGTATGAACAAGTGAAAAGAAAGGGATATTCGCTGAACGAACTTCTCTGCGATCTTCATAAAGAGACGGTTCGAAACCTTGCGAAAAGGCACCTTCCCAGGACATTAATAGTGGATAAATTTTCACGAAACTGTGACTTTTCAAATGTCTTCCATGGGAAGACCTCCTTTTTTTACAGAGCCGAAAGCATCCGGGCAGTTGCCGCGGCTTCAGTTTTGGCCAGAAGCGCTTTTTTAGGCGGGGTCAAAATTATTTCCGAAAAATACGGAATGAAGATACCCCTGGGCTGTTCCGCAGGAACGCATAAAACAGCGTTGAAATTTGCCGAGAATTTTGGGGAGAAAGAATTGCGAATGTCTGTTAAAATGAATTTCAAAACCGCTCAGCAAGTTTTGAGAAGCATTCGACCCGGGACTATTTTTGACTCTCGTTTCACAAAGGAGAATTGA
- a CDS encoding ATP-dependent helicase has translation MKKVNLLVDYEKQLNPEQLRAVTHREGPLLVIAGAGSGKTRTLVYRVAYLVEKGVDARNILLLTFTRKAAQEMLRRASSVLDDRCSHVAGGTYHSFANNILRKNAKKVGYEPGFTILDRSDSEDLINLLRSEMGLSGKEARFPKKETLGDIFSKSSNCLSEIPQIVEKQYPQFYHLCQDIELLRDRYEENKKTGGLMDYDDLLVKLKMLLEENPSTRKKLGEFYKYIMVDEYQDTNKIQSQITALLASEHQNVMAVGDDSQSIYSFRGANFKNIMDFPRIFPGTEVVTIEENYRSTQNILNLTNEVIKFASEKYSKNLRTNIRGGRKPLYVEARDENEQSRYVCKKLLELREEGVKLNDMAVLFRAGWHSNDLELELRKFGIPFKKYGGVKFTEASHIKDVLSILKSLVNPRDSVSWFRSLKLIEGVGSKTAKLFFERISQKGGIENLQESLYASKIYKDDINQLKKLSKLLNENSVSAEEIVSEVLEYYRDKFLRIYLEDYSRRANDLDSLVFVARRYSTVAEFLTDMTLEPLEKSQIDTIAGKDDDEILTLSTVHSAKGLEWHSVFIIHLTDGYFPSYRCLEDPDDLEEERRLLYVATTRAKRDLFLLKPGYINPARNYWNFSLFSTSQVSRFLAEGRILTDFVEREYTDE, from the coding sequence ATGAAAAAAGTCAACCTTCTCGTAGACTACGAAAAACAGCTCAACCCCGAACAGTTGAGAGCGGTCACGCACAGAGAAGGTCCTCTGCTCGTCATAGCCGGAGCCGGGAGCGGCAAGACCAGGACACTTGTCTATAGAGTGGCGTACCTCGTAGAAAAAGGCGTGGACGCGAGAAATATCCTGCTTTTGACTTTCACGAGAAAAGCGGCTCAGGAGATGCTGAGAAGAGCCTCTTCTGTTCTCGACGACAGGTGCTCTCACGTTGCCGGAGGCACGTATCATTCTTTCGCGAACAACATTCTCAGGAAAAACGCTAAAAAAGTGGGGTATGAACCGGGTTTCACGATTCTCGACAGGTCTGATTCGGAAGACCTGATAAACCTTCTGAGATCAGAAATGGGTCTTTCAGGAAAAGAGGCGAGATTCCCGAAAAAAGAGACTCTCGGTGACATATTCAGCAAATCCTCGAATTGCCTTTCGGAAATCCCTCAAATTGTAGAAAAGCAGTATCCGCAGTTTTACCACCTCTGCCAGGACATTGAACTTCTCAGGGATAGATACGAGGAGAACAAAAAAACCGGCGGGTTGATGGATTACGACGATCTTCTTGTGAAACTTAAAATGCTGCTGGAGGAAAATCCTTCGACAAGAAAAAAGCTGGGAGAGTTTTACAAATACATAATGGTGGATGAGTACCAGGATACGAACAAAATTCAATCCCAGATAACCGCCCTTCTGGCGTCCGAGCATCAAAACGTCATGGCTGTCGGAGACGATTCCCAGAGCATTTATTCCTTCAGGGGGGCAAATTTCAAAAACATAATGGATTTTCCGCGGATTTTTCCCGGCACTGAAGTGGTCACCATTGAAGAAAATTACAGAAGCACGCAGAATATTCTCAACTTGACAAACGAAGTAATTAAATTCGCGTCCGAGAAATACTCAAAAAACCTCAGGACGAATATCAGGGGAGGCAGAAAACCTCTTTACGTTGAAGCGAGAGACGAAAACGAACAATCGAGGTATGTCTGCAAAAAACTGCTTGAGCTGAGAGAAGAAGGCGTGAAGTTGAACGATATGGCGGTTCTTTTCAGAGCAGGATGGCACTCCAACGATCTTGAACTTGAACTGAGAAAGTTCGGCATTCCTTTCAAAAAATACGGAGGTGTGAAATTCACAGAAGCTTCCCACATAAAAGACGTCCTTTCAATACTCAAATCTCTCGTCAATCCGCGCGATTCTGTGAGTTGGTTCAGGTCCCTTAAATTGATAGAAGGAGTGGGCAGCAAGACGGCAAAACTCTTTTTTGAAAGAATATCGCAAAAAGGTGGAATAGAGAACCTCCAAGAATCTTTGTACGCTTCAAAAATCTACAAAGATGACATCAACCAACTAAAAAAACTTTCAAAACTGCTAAACGAAAACTCCGTCTCTGCTGAAGAAATCGTCTCCGAGGTGCTCGAATACTACAGGGACAAATTTCTGAGAATTTACCTCGAGGATTATTCAAGGAGGGCAAACGACCTCGACTCTTTGGTGTTTGTCGCAAGGAGGTATTCTACCGTAGCGGAATTTTTGACCGACATGACTCTCGAACCTCTTGAAAAAAGCCAAATCGACACAATAGCAGGAAAAGACGACGATGAAATTCTGACCTTATCGACGGTGCATTCGGCAAAAGGCCTCGAGTGGCATTCGGTTTTCATAATACACCTCACCGACGGTTATTTTCCCTCGTACCGATGCCTTGAAGACCCTGATGATCTTGAAGAGGAGAGGAGACTGTTATACGTGGCGACGACCAGAGCGAAAAGGGACCTGTTTCTTTTAAAACCGGGATACATCAACCCAGCAAGAAACTATTGGAATTTCAGCCTTTTCAGCACATCTCAGGTCTCGAGATTTTTAGCTGAAGGCAGGATACTCACAGATTTTGTTGAAAGGGAATACACGGATGAATAA